Proteins encoded together in one Hevea brasiliensis isolate MT/VB/25A 57/8 chromosome 16, ASM3005281v1, whole genome shotgun sequence window:
- the LOC110649678 gene encoding protein NODULATION SIGNALING PATHWAY 2-like, protein MAMAIDDVFELDFSGYSSTTTITTTTVTTTTTSTENDHHTCDWNVCSPIVDWEAFPVNHDDFQDLIESMMEDEGLNQTTSNSNSSTDTILIDEETSGEDFKGLRLVHLLMAVAEALTGVNKSRDLARVILVRLKELVSPNDGTNMERLAAYFTDALQGLLEGAGGGPVKHLINNGPYHHHHRDDHHHQADVLAAFQLLQDMSPYVKFGHFTANQAILEAVAQDRRVHIVDYDIMEGIQWASLMQSLFARKDGPPTPHLRITALSRGGNSRRSIGTVQETGRRLVAFAASIGQPFSFHQCRLDSDGSFRPSALKLVKGEALVMNCMLHLPHFNYRAPDSIASFLSGAKTLNPRLVTLVEEEVGPIGDGGFVGRFMDSLHHYSALYDSLEAGFPMQSKARALVERVFLGPRIAGSLARIYSTRADEEGCCWGDWMGAGGFKPAKISFANHCQAKLLLGLFNDGYRVEELGFNRLVLGWKSRRLLSASIWTSPSKSD, encoded by the coding sequence ATGGCTATGGCTATTGATGATGTTTTTGAGCTTGATTTTTCTGGCTACAGCTCCACCACAACTATCACTACTACTACCGTTACCACTACCACCACTTCCACTGAAAATGATCACCATACCTGTGACTGGAACGTTTGTTCTCCGATTGTCGACTGGGAAGCCTTTCCTGTCAACCATGATGATTTTCAGGATCTTATTGAGTCTATGATGGAAGATGAAGGATTGAATCAGACAACCAGTAACTCAAACTCCTCCACAGACACCATTTTGATTGACGAAGAAACCAGCGGTGAAGATTTCAAAGGCTTGAGGCTTGTTCATCTGTTGATGGCTGTCGCTGAGGCGCTTACGGGTGTCAACAAGAGCCGTGATTTGGCTCGGGTGATATTGGTTCGGCTCAAGGAGTTGGTATCCCCTAACGACGGAACCAACATGGAGAGGTTGGCGGCATATTTCACAGACGCCTTGCAAGGTTTGCTAGAAGGAGCCGGAGGTGGCCCCGTCAAGCATTTAATAAACAATGGGCCGTATCACCATCACCACCGCGACGATCACCATCATCAAGCGGACGTTCTTGCGGCGTTTCAGCTGCTGCAAGATATGTCTCCCTATGTGAAGTTTGGGCATTTCACAGCCAATCAGGCTATTCTTGAAGCTGTGGCTCAAGATAGGAGAGTCCACATAGTGGACTACGATATCATGGAGGGTATCCAGTGGGCATCATTGATGCAATCGCTGTTTGCCAGGAAGGATGGCCCACCAACCCCACACCTCAGGATCACAGCATTGTCAAGAGGTGGCAACAGCAGAAGATCAATCGGAACGGTCCAGGAGACTGGACGCCGACTGGTGGCTTTCGCCGCCTCCATTGGTCAACCATTTTCTTTCCACCAATGCAGGTTAGACTCAGACGGGTCTTTTAGACCATCCGCTTTGAAGTTGGTCAAAGGAGAGGCATTGGTCATGAATTGTATGCTGCACCTCCCTCATTTCAATTACCGGGCACCCGATTCTATCGCTTCCTTTCTATCCGGAGCCAAGACTCTTAACCCGAGATTAGTAACCCTCGTGGAAGAGGAAGTGGGGCCCATTGGGGATGGAGGGTTTGTGGGCCGATTCATGGATTCATTGCACCATTACTCTGCCTTGTACGACTCGCTAGAGGCAGGTTTTCCGATGCAGAGTAAGGCGCGGGCATTGGTAGAAAGAGTGTTCCTGGGGCCCCGTATAGCTGGGTCACTAGCTCGAATCTACAGCACACGTGCAGACGAGGAGGGGTGTTGTTGGGGGGATTGGATGGGTGCGGGCGGGTTTAAGCCAGCTAAGATAAGTTTTGCCAATCATTGTCAAGCAAAGCTTTTACTAGGATTATTCAATGACGGGTATAGGGTGGAGGAGTTGGGTTTCAATAGGCTAGTGCTTGGGTGGAAATCCAGGCGTCTTCTCTCAGCCTCTATTTGGACTTCTCCTTCCAAGTCTGATtaa
- the LOC110649680 gene encoding uncharacterized protein LOC110649680 isoform X1: protein MTSAIGWYGPLIDLSKSTSHIGDIVQLLVFVHRCNPVQYKLSTGGEVIRTDIQVGDDTLPFFSVSLWQKQMAAKAVAGDVVFLQNVKIAKFGCVVDARTVQFSSLKCLIHPYELLISKGVDDLIGECRVGKTTMEKFVKVIKWVQRAGSSLYNIRLSSFQQKRELPRNWTVPEQSESRDIFLLSEVLQLRNSCKAVFNASAGEIFLPITWRALGDSDKEKMFVSRRINNVEDSTIAEDFTCVGCQLCGSPLDSENRHIFKQNSVPLYCPKSSDHLHIVGMIYRPFMLYVWDESEYLPLFVRNKAAELLFGNIKAERVYSCYKGQKNGQNCDQKDHCKETIPKAIGKAVVDSCSSGADKSQQVEGKHHHHKKVDFRLIWLILLKMLLQQGKNSPLKFEVTVNTSLDMENGKFEMVSVSVPCIRTR, encoded by the exons ATGACGTCAGCAATCGGATGGTACGGACCGCTTATCGATCTCTCCAAATCTACTTCTCACATCGGCGACATCGTTCAGCTTCTCGTTTTTGTTCACCGGTGCAATCCCGTTCAG TATAAGCTATCAACAGGGGGGGAAGTAATCAGGACGGACATTCAGGTTGGCGATGATACGCTACCGTTTTTCTCAGTCTCATTGTGGCAAAAGCAAATGGCAGCTAAGGCAGTTGCCGGTGATGTCGTATTTTTGCAAA ATGTCAAAATCGCTAAATTTGGATGTGTCGTTGACGCTAGAACTGTCCAGTTTTCCTCCTTAAAATGTCTGATCCATCCTTATGAATTGCTTATCTCTAAAG GTGTTGATGACTTAATTGGGGAATGTCGAGTAGGTAAAACGACTATGGAAAAGTTTGTGAAGGTAATAAAATGGGTGCAGCGAGCTGGTTCTTCTCTTTACAACATTCGGCTCAGCAGCTTTCAG CAGAAGAGGGAGCTGCCAAGGAACTGGACAGTACCGGAACAAAGTGAATCTCGGGATATTTTCCTGCTTTCAGAAGTATTGCAGCTAAGGAATTCCTGCAAGGCAGTCTTTAATGCATCTGCAGGTGAAATTTTCCTACCAATTACCTGGAGAGCACTAGGCGATTCTGATAAGGAAAAGATGTTTGTTAGTAGGAGAATAAACAACGTTGAAGATAGTACTATAGCAGAAGATTTTACTTGTGTTGGCTGTCAGTTATGTGGTTCTCCTTTGGATTCAGAGAATAG GCATATATTCAAGCAAAACTCAGTTCCACTCTATTGCCCAAAAAGTTCAGATCACCTTCACATTGTGGGCATGATATATAGGCCCTTCATG TTATATGTGTGGGATGAATCAGAATACCTGCCACTATTTGTAAGAAACAAGGCTGCCGAGCTCTTGTTTGGAAACATCAAGGCTGAGAGAGTATATTCCTGCTATAAAGGGCAAAAGAATGGTCAAAACTGTGATCAGAAAGATCATTGCAAAGAGACTATTCCTAAAGCTATTGGGAAAGCAGTGGTGGATTCTTGCTCATCAGGTGCAGATAAGAGCCAACAAGTTGAGGGGAAACACCATCATCATAAAAAGGTTGACTTCCGCCTGATTTGGTTAATTCTTCTAAAGATGCTGTTGCAACAAGGGAAGAACAGCCCTTTGAAGTTTGAAGTAACTGTAAATACCAGTCTAGATATGGAGAATGGAAAGTTTGAAATGGTCTCTGTGTCAGTTCCGTGCATCAGAACCAGATAG
- the LOC110649680 gene encoding uncharacterized protein LOC110649680 isoform X2, translating into MTSAIGWYGPLIDLSKSTSHIGDIVQLLVFVHRCNPVQYKLSTGGEVIRTDIQVGDDTLPFFSVSLWQKQMAAKAVAGDVVFLQNVKIAKFGCVVDARTVQFSSLKCLIHPYELLISKGVDDLIGECRVGKTTMEKFVKVIKWVQRAGSSLYNIRLSSFQKRELPRNWTVPEQSESRDIFLLSEVLQLRNSCKAVFNASAGEIFLPITWRALGDSDKEKMFVSRRINNVEDSTIAEDFTCVGCQLCGSPLDSENRHIFKQNSVPLYCPKSSDHLHIVGMIYRPFMLYVWDESEYLPLFVRNKAAELLFGNIKAERVYSCYKGQKNGQNCDQKDHCKETIPKAIGKAVVDSCSSGADKSQQVEGKHHHHKKVDFRLIWLILLKMLLQQGKNSPLKFEVTVNTSLDMENGKFEMVSVSVPCIRTR; encoded by the exons ATGACGTCAGCAATCGGATGGTACGGACCGCTTATCGATCTCTCCAAATCTACTTCTCACATCGGCGACATCGTTCAGCTTCTCGTTTTTGTTCACCGGTGCAATCCCGTTCAG TATAAGCTATCAACAGGGGGGGAAGTAATCAGGACGGACATTCAGGTTGGCGATGATACGCTACCGTTTTTCTCAGTCTCATTGTGGCAAAAGCAAATGGCAGCTAAGGCAGTTGCCGGTGATGTCGTATTTTTGCAAA ATGTCAAAATCGCTAAATTTGGATGTGTCGTTGACGCTAGAACTGTCCAGTTTTCCTCCTTAAAATGTCTGATCCATCCTTATGAATTGCTTATCTCTAAAG GTGTTGATGACTTAATTGGGGAATGTCGAGTAGGTAAAACGACTATGGAAAAGTTTGTGAAGGTAATAAAATGGGTGCAGCGAGCTGGTTCTTCTCTTTACAACATTCGGCTCAGCAGCTTTCAG AAGAGGGAGCTGCCAAGGAACTGGACAGTACCGGAACAAAGTGAATCTCGGGATATTTTCCTGCTTTCAGAAGTATTGCAGCTAAGGAATTCCTGCAAGGCAGTCTTTAATGCATCTGCAGGTGAAATTTTCCTACCAATTACCTGGAGAGCACTAGGCGATTCTGATAAGGAAAAGATGTTTGTTAGTAGGAGAATAAACAACGTTGAAGATAGTACTATAGCAGAAGATTTTACTTGTGTTGGCTGTCAGTTATGTGGTTCTCCTTTGGATTCAGAGAATAG GCATATATTCAAGCAAAACTCAGTTCCACTCTATTGCCCAAAAAGTTCAGATCACCTTCACATTGTGGGCATGATATATAGGCCCTTCATG TTATATGTGTGGGATGAATCAGAATACCTGCCACTATTTGTAAGAAACAAGGCTGCCGAGCTCTTGTTTGGAAACATCAAGGCTGAGAGAGTATATTCCTGCTATAAAGGGCAAAAGAATGGTCAAAACTGTGATCAGAAAGATCATTGCAAAGAGACTATTCCTAAAGCTATTGGGAAAGCAGTGGTGGATTCTTGCTCATCAGGTGCAGATAAGAGCCAACAAGTTGAGGGGAAACACCATCATCATAAAAAGGTTGACTTCCGCCTGATTTGGTTAATTCTTCTAAAGATGCTGTTGCAACAAGGGAAGAACAGCCCTTTGAAGTTTGAAGTAACTGTAAATACCAGTCTAGATATGGAGAATGGAAAGTTTGAAATGGTCTCTGTGTCAGTTCCGTGCATCAGAACCAGATAG
- the LOC110649680 gene encoding uncharacterized protein LOC110649680 isoform X3, with translation MKDDVSNRMVRTAYRSLQIYFSHRRHRSASRFCSPVQSRSGGEVIRTDIQVGDDTLPFFSVSLWQKQMAAKAVAGDVVFLQNVKIAKFGCVVDARTVQFSSLKCLIHPYELLISKGVDDLIGECRVGKTTMEKFVKVIKWVQRAGSSLYNIRLSSFQQKRELPRNWTVPEQSESRDIFLLSEVLQLRNSCKAVFNASAGEIFLPITWRALGDSDKEKMFVSRRINNVEDSTIAEDFTCVGCQLCGSPLDSENRHIFKQNSVPLYCPKSSDHLHIVGMIYRPFMLYVWDESEYLPLFVRNKAAELLFGNIKAERVYSCYKGQKNGQNCDQKDHCKETIPKAIGKAVVDSCSSGADKSQQVEGKHHHHKKVDFRLIWLILLKMLLQQGKNSPLKFEVTVNTSLDMENGKFEMVSVSVPCIRTR, from the exons ATGAAAGATGACGTCAGCAATCGGATGGTACGGACCGCTTATCGATCTCTCCAAATCTACTTCTCACATCGGCGACATCGTTCAGCTTCTCGTTTTTGTTCACCGGTGCAATCCCGTTCAG GGGGGGAAGTAATCAGGACGGACATTCAGGTTGGCGATGATACGCTACCGTTTTTCTCAGTCTCATTGTGGCAAAAGCAAATGGCAGCTAAGGCAGTTGCCGGTGATGTCGTATTTTTGCAAA ATGTCAAAATCGCTAAATTTGGATGTGTCGTTGACGCTAGAACTGTCCAGTTTTCCTCCTTAAAATGTCTGATCCATCCTTATGAATTGCTTATCTCTAAAG GTGTTGATGACTTAATTGGGGAATGTCGAGTAGGTAAAACGACTATGGAAAAGTTTGTGAAGGTAATAAAATGGGTGCAGCGAGCTGGTTCTTCTCTTTACAACATTCGGCTCAGCAGCTTTCAG CAGAAGAGGGAGCTGCCAAGGAACTGGACAGTACCGGAACAAAGTGAATCTCGGGATATTTTCCTGCTTTCAGAAGTATTGCAGCTAAGGAATTCCTGCAAGGCAGTCTTTAATGCATCTGCAGGTGAAATTTTCCTACCAATTACCTGGAGAGCACTAGGCGATTCTGATAAGGAAAAGATGTTTGTTAGTAGGAGAATAAACAACGTTGAAGATAGTACTATAGCAGAAGATTTTACTTGTGTTGGCTGTCAGTTATGTGGTTCTCCTTTGGATTCAGAGAATAG GCATATATTCAAGCAAAACTCAGTTCCACTCTATTGCCCAAAAAGTTCAGATCACCTTCACATTGTGGGCATGATATATAGGCCCTTCATG TTATATGTGTGGGATGAATCAGAATACCTGCCACTATTTGTAAGAAACAAGGCTGCCGAGCTCTTGTTTGGAAACATCAAGGCTGAGAGAGTATATTCCTGCTATAAAGGGCAAAAGAATGGTCAAAACTGTGATCAGAAAGATCATTGCAAAGAGACTATTCCTAAAGCTATTGGGAAAGCAGTGGTGGATTCTTGCTCATCAGGTGCAGATAAGAGCCAACAAGTTGAGGGGAAACACCATCATCATAAAAAGGTTGACTTCCGCCTGATTTGGTTAATTCTTCTAAAGATGCTGTTGCAACAAGGGAAGAACAGCCCTTTGAAGTTTGAAGTAACTGTAAATACCAGTCTAGATATGGAGAATGGAAAGTTTGAAATGGTCTCTGTGTCAGTTCCGTGCATCAGAACCAGATAG